A single Atopobiaceae bacterium DNA region contains:
- the rnc gene encoding ribonuclease III encodes MSAPTTTDEKIARVERICDHNFASRRLITSALTHPSAAEGEHISACYERLEFLGDSILGAIVATRLFERFPDMDEGKLTRLKISLVSGGMLSEVAGELGIGECIVFGESELGTGARGLHSALENVYESVVGALYLDGGYEVTDAFVTRTLGPHISADVASHALNAKSRLQEITQRDLRCAPVYKLVGEEGPAHAPTFTSVVLLDGCRMGRGVGSSKKEAESLAAQDAIERLDAESGVAHGSRLAEAAGDPSRGEA; translated from the coding sequence TTGTCAGCACCAACGACCACAGACGAGAAGATCGCTCGTGTCGAGCGCATCTGTGATCACAACTTCGCCAGCCGTCGTCTCATCACCTCCGCGCTCACGCACCCGTCCGCAGCTGAGGGAGAGCACATCTCGGCGTGCTATGAGCGCCTCGAGTTCCTCGGTGACTCCATCCTGGGAGCCATCGTCGCCACGCGCCTGTTCGAGCGCTTCCCCGACATGGACGAGGGCAAGCTCACGCGTCTCAAGATCAGCCTGGTCTCGGGCGGGATGCTCTCTGAGGTCGCCGGCGAGCTTGGCATAGGGGAGTGCATCGTCTTCGGTGAGTCCGAGTTGGGGACCGGCGCGCGCGGACTGCACTCCGCCCTCGAGAACGTCTACGAGTCCGTGGTCGGGGCGCTCTACCTCGATGGCGGCTATGAGGTCACCGACGCCTTCGTGACACGCACCTTGGGGCCGCACATCTCGGCTGACGTCGCCTCGCATGCGTTGAACGCGAAGTCCCGCCTGCAGGAGATCACGCAGCGGGACCTGCGTTGCGCCCCCGTCTACAAGCTCGTGGGCGAGGAGGGGCCGGCGCATGCGCCGACCTTCACCTCGGTGGTCCTTCTCGACGGCTGCCGCATGGGGCGTGGGGTCGGCTCATCCAAGAAGGAGGCCGAGTCGCTCGCGGCCCAGGATGCCATCGAGCGGCTGGACGCCGAGTCGGGCGTGGCCCATGGCTCGAGGCTCGCCGAGGCCGCAGGCGACCCATCCCGCGGGGAGGCATAG
- the plsX gene encoding phosphate acyltransferase PlsX — MTTICVDAMGGDEEPGVVCQGIASALAADDDLTVLVAGTDEVVTPFCERNDRAQALTCTEVIGMGEHPTQAVRSKRDSSIVRGCKAVREGAAEAFFSAGSTGAILAAGTLGIGRIKGIGRPALATALPGLDGHETVVTDIGANADCTPEQIVQFARMGAAYATLALGCDAPKVGLLSNGSEETKGNAATLGYHEALAAKLPSFVGNAEGSDLLLGSFDVIVGDGFTVNCAIKAIEGCAKYISHELKVAAHASVKVGLGGMLVKPAIKGVAASLSGDVYGGANLLGLKAPVLVGHGATSVEAIRNGTLAAATAVRGDLVGKLTEACA, encoded by the coding sequence ATGACCACCATCTGCGTTGATGCCATGGGCGGCGACGAGGAGCCCGGTGTCGTATGCCAGGGCATCGCCTCCGCCCTCGCCGCCGATGATGACCTCACGGTGCTGGTGGCTGGCACCGACGAGGTCGTCACCCCGTTCTGCGAGAGGAACGACCGCGCGCAGGCCCTCACCTGCACGGAGGTCATCGGCATGGGCGAGCACCCGACCCAGGCCGTGCGCTCCAAGCGCGACTCGTCCATCGTCCGCGGCTGCAAGGCCGTCCGTGAGGGTGCGGCCGAGGCGTTCTTCTCGGCTGGCTCGACGGGCGCCATCCTTGCCGCTGGCACCCTTGGCATCGGACGTATCAAGGGAATCGGGAGGCCTGCCCTGGCGACGGCGCTCCCAGGCCTGGACGGCCACGAGACGGTCGTCACCGACATCGGGGCCAACGCCGACTGCACTCCCGAGCAGATCGTGCAGTTCGCGCGCATGGGCGCTGCCTATGCGACCCTCGCGCTCGGATGCGACGCGCCCAAGGTCGGCCTGCTCTCCAACGGGAGCGAAGAAACGAAGGGTAATGCCGCGACGCTTGGCTACCACGAGGCGCTCGCGGCCAAGCTTCCCTCCTTCGTGGGCAACGCAGAGGGGAGTGATCTGCTCCTGGGCTCCTTCGACGTCATCGTGGGTGACGGCTTCACGGTCAACTGCGCCATCAAGGCCATCGAGGGCTGCGCGAAGTACATATCTCATGAGCTCAAGGTGGCGGCGCATGCCAGCGTCAAGGTGGGCCTGGGCGGCATGCTCGTGAAGCCCGCCATCAAGGGCGTCGCGGCGTCGCTGTCAGGCGACGTCTACGGCGGGGCCAACCTCCTCGGTCTCAAGGCCCCCGTCCTCGTGGGCCACGGCGCCACGAGCGTGGAGGCCATCAGGAACGGCACGTTGGCCGCTGCGACCGCCGTCCGCGGCGACCTCGTGGGAAAGCTCACCGAGGCCTGCGCCTAG
- the rpmF gene encoding 50S ribosomal protein L32, protein MAVPKQKKGRGATHTRRSANSKLDAPARSTCPQCGAVKLPHHVCPNCGYYKDREVIVTE, encoded by the coding sequence ATGGCAGTACCTAAACAGAAGAAGGGCCGCGGCGCCACGCATACCCGCCGTTCCGCCAACAGCAAGCTCGACGCTCCCGCACGTTCCACGTGCCCGCAGTGTGGTGCCGTCAAGCTGCCGCACCACGTGTGCCCGAACTGTGGCTACTACAAGGACCGCGAGGTCATCGTTACCGAGTAG
- a CDS encoding DUF177 domain-containing protein: protein MDPIIVHIDDRLANAGDTVPCKGHIAQEGYSLGEHDFSLPSGVDYDLMLTNAGEGILVTGLLTAHVEGTCDRCLEAACFDVAGEVDEYYLYEAPAEEDQGDDEDDVDFSLVLDDDTIDLTDALTSALLMETPFVVLCTPDCKGLCPTCGANLNEGDCGCAAKAAAEPDPASPFAVLKDFDVTDDVPPAGE from the coding sequence ATGGATCCCATCATCGTCCACATAGACGATCGCCTTGCCAACGCTGGCGACACCGTCCCGTGCAAGGGACACATCGCCCAGGAGGGCTACTCGCTGGGGGAGCATGACTTCTCCCTCCCCTCCGGCGTCGACTATGACCTCATGCTCACCAACGCCGGTGAGGGGATCCTGGTCACGGGCCTGCTCACGGCCCACGTGGAGGGCACCTGCGACCGCTGCCTCGAGGCTGCGTGCTTCGACGTGGCCGGCGAGGTCGACGAGTACTACCTGTACGAGGCCCCTGCCGAGGAGGACCAGGGCGACGACGAGGACGATGTGGACTTCTCGCTCGTCCTCGATGACGATACGATCGACCTCACGGACGCGCTCACGAGCGCGCTTCTCATGGAGACCCCCTTCGTCGTCCTCTGCACCCCCGACTGCAAGGGCCTGTGTCCCACCTGTGGGGCCAACCTCAACGAGGGGGATTGTGGGTGCGCTGCCAAGGCGGCGGCAGAGCCTGACCCGGCAAGTCCCTTTGCCGTCCTCAAGGACTTCGATGTCACCGATGACGTCCCACCTGCGGGCGAGTAG
- a CDS encoding ATPase, producing the protein MQPGEEIEAIVDDLEQMITDAKSPLTGGGQKKIVDAQDVYEYLDEIRRVFPQEFQDARRVMKEQEELLAHAQQQADSIIADAQQQAMILASDQEVVRLAQQQADDIRDQAQQYERDTRYNAEEYAENVLGQLEENLKSITGSVSRCRQTLVENSSSSADTSAAAW; encoded by the coding sequence ATGCAGCCAGGTGAGGAGATAGAGGCCATCGTCGACGACCTCGAGCAGATGATCACCGATGCCAAGTCGCCGCTCACGGGTGGTGGCCAGAAGAAGATCGTCGATGCCCAGGACGTCTATGAGTACCTCGACGAGATTCGCCGCGTCTTCCCGCAGGAGTTCCAGGACGCGCGTCGAGTCATGAAGGAGCAGGAGGAGCTTCTCGCCCATGCGCAGCAGCAGGCTGACTCCATCATCGCCGACGCCCAGCAGCAGGCCATGATCCTCGCCTCCGACCAGGAGGTCGTGCGCCTTGCCCAGCAGCAGGCCGACGACATCCGTGACCAGGCCCAGCAGTACGAGCGCGACACCCGCTACAATGCCGAGGAGTACGCCGAGAACGTGCTGGGGCAGCTCGAGGAGAACCTCAAGTCCATCACGGGCTCCGTCTCACGCTGCCGTCAGACCCTGGTAGAGAACTCCTCCTCCTCTGCCGACACGAGCGCGGCGGCCTGGTAG
- the coaD gene encoding pantetheine-phosphate adenylyltransferase: MTGCDIEHVVVPGTFDPITYGHIDVVRRARRFCPKVTVGVAASLAKHGSGPAFPLEERVEMARQALAAEGVVDGVDVIPFTGLLVDFCREVEASAVVKGLRATTDFEYELQQADLNSRMAPDIESIFVMSAPEYGYVSSSIVRELAGFGSDVSLLVPPCVARHLTAHFAS, from the coding sequence ATGACAGGCTGCGACATCGAGCACGTGGTGGTCCCGGGGACGTTCGACCCCATCACCTATGGCCACATCGACGTGGTCCGCAGGGCCCGCCGCTTCTGTCCCAAGGTCACCGTGGGGGTGGCAGCCTCGCTTGCCAAGCATGGGAGCGGGCCTGCGTTCCCGCTCGAGGAGCGTGTCGAGATGGCGCGTCAGGCCCTTGCTGCAGAGGGCGTGGTCGATGGCGTGGACGTGATTCCCTTCACGGGGCTCCTCGTCGACTTCTGCCGCGAGGTGGAGGCGTCTGCGGTGGTCAAGGGCCTTCGAGCCACCACCGACTTCGAGTACGAGCTCCAGCAGGCGGATCTCAACAGCCGCATGGCGCCGGACATCGAGAGCATCTTCGTCATGAGCGCACCGGAGTACGGCTATGTCTCGTCGTCGATCGTCCGCGAGCTCGCCGGGTTCGGGTCCGACGTGAGCCTGCTGGTGCCACCCTGCGTGGCGCGTCACCTCACGGCGCACTTCGCGTCCTGA
- the rsmD gene encoding 16S rRNA (guanine(966)-N(2))-methyltransferase RsmD: MRIVGGIWRGRPLEAPDGRGVTRPTTDRVREALASMVLSAMDLDLAGASVLDAFAGSGALGLELLSRGAAHATFCDQDRGAQARVRRNVASMGAASSQVSVVAGDVMRLAQGRLPGAPFDVVLLDPPYATDAGVVSDLVRSLHGSGSLAPGAVVGYERASSAPSLDSDVGRLLKQKRYGQTAVDLLRIGERA, encoded by the coding sequence ATGAGGATTGTCGGCGGCATCTGGAGGGGGCGTCCCCTCGAGGCTCCTGACGGGCGCGGTGTGACGCGCCCGACCACGGACCGTGTTCGCGAGGCCCTCGCCTCCATGGTGCTCTCGGCCATGGACCTGGACCTGGCCGGCGCCTCGGTCCTCGATGCCTTCGCCGGCTCGGGCGCCCTCGGCCTCGAGCTCCTGAGCAGGGGGGCCGCCCATGCCACCTTCTGCGACCAGGACCGCGGTGCCCAGGCGCGCGTTCGTCGAAACGTCGCGTCCATGGGGGCAGCGTCCAGCCAGGTCTCGGTCGTGGCGGGCGACGTGATGAGGCTGGCACAGGGCAGGCTGCCCGGCGCCCCCTTCGACGTCGTGCTTCTCGACCCCCCCTATGCTACGGACGCGGGGGTGGTGAGCGATCTGGTGAGGAGCCTCCACGGGAGCGGCTCCCTGGCGCCTGGGGCGGTCGTGGGCTACGAGCGGGCATCATCGGCGCCATCGCTCGATTCGGATGTCGGGCGGCTGCTCAAGCAGAAGCGCTATGGTCAGACGGCAGTGGACCTCTTGAGGATCGGGGAGCGAGCATGA
- the recG gene encoding ATP-dependent DNA helicase RecG — protein sequence MAQGHLPTIGAAADRPGRTASLADGVGRLRYVSAAREAALARLGIRTVRDLLLHVPRRYLDFTSTSPVELAAVGQDATVVARVDKVTVKRPRPRMQIVELYVIDETGVLQATFFKQPWIADQVHVGDMVALSGKVTFGYGFKQMKAPFYEVLGSADDASSYQRVLPVHAVGEGITCAWMRRIVSAALADEGDVCDWLPSALVCRHSLMTRARALRQIHFPASLDEAEQARRRLAYDELLSLQLTLLSRRDLDLAGVVPTAHVTDGPCLRALVSSLPWSLTEEQQQATDEVLADMAARRVMNRILLGDVGTGKTAVAAIACAAVADTATQAAVMAPTSVLARQYAQKVGPLLDAAGIRWALITGATPADERAASTAGIASGEVSVTFGTTALLSGDVAFKHLTLVVVDEQHRFGVDQRAALREKGAGADMLTMTATPIPRTLALSVYGDLDCSRIRHRPRAGAGISTSVVTPENVDLAYSAIRAAAEAGHQAYVVCPLVDDTDTGDDLDDVPEADVVTGGHPRSAVATAEKLTRVFPDLTVELLHGRMSAAEKDDVMGRFHAGTIDVLVCTTVIEVGVDVPNATVMLIWDADRFGLATLHQLRGRVGRGDVSGRVFLASAARKGSPARSRLSALEATSDGLELAELDLKLRREGEVLGYRQSGGVTLMLVDLAADVDLVEAAHSDAAEVLGHDPELKDAGHRCMALEARDRFGAYFEEVRGA from the coding sequence GTGGCACAAGGCCATCTTCCCACGATAGGTGCGGCCGCAGACCGCCCCGGGCGAACGGCATCGCTTGCCGACGGCGTGGGGCGGCTGCGCTATGTGTCGGCCGCCCGCGAGGCGGCACTTGCCCGCCTGGGCATCCGCACCGTGCGTGACCTGCTCCTGCATGTCCCGAGGCGCTACCTCGACTTCACGAGCACGAGTCCCGTCGAGCTGGCCGCCGTGGGACAGGACGCGACCGTGGTGGCCCGCGTGGACAAGGTCACCGTCAAACGCCCACGTCCCCGCATGCAGATCGTCGAGCTCTACGTGATCGACGAGACGGGGGTACTGCAGGCGACGTTCTTCAAGCAGCCCTGGATCGCTGACCAGGTCCATGTCGGTGACATGGTGGCCCTCTCGGGCAAGGTCACCTTCGGGTATGGCTTCAAGCAGATGAAGGCCCCGTTCTATGAGGTGCTCGGCTCTGCGGACGATGCGAGCTCCTACCAGAGGGTCCTTCCCGTGCATGCGGTGGGGGAGGGAATCACCTGCGCCTGGATGCGGAGGATCGTGTCGGCAGCGCTGGCGGACGAGGGCGACGTCTGTGACTGGCTCCCGTCTGCGCTCGTGTGCCGCCACTCGCTCATGACGCGCGCTCGCGCCCTGAGGCAGATCCACTTCCCGGCAAGCCTCGACGAGGCGGAGCAGGCCCGCAGGCGCCTCGCCTACGACGAGCTCCTCTCGCTCCAGCTGACACTCCTCTCCCGCCGTGACCTCGACCTTGCGGGTGTGGTCCCCACGGCCCACGTCACGGATGGCCCCTGCCTGCGGGCGCTCGTCTCGTCGCTCCCATGGTCGCTCACGGAGGAGCAGCAGCAGGCCACCGATGAGGTCCTTGCCGACATGGCGGCTCGCCGCGTGATGAACCGCATCCTCCTGGGCGACGTCGGCACCGGCAAGACCGCCGTCGCCGCCATCGCCTGCGCCGCCGTCGCGGACACCGCGACGCAGGCGGCCGTGATGGCACCGACCTCGGTGCTGGCGCGCCAGTATGCCCAGAAGGTCGGGCCGCTCCTCGATGCTGCCGGCATCCGTTGGGCGCTCATCACCGGGGCCACGCCTGCGGACGAGCGCGCGGCCTCGACGGCCGGGATCGCCTCCGGGGAGGTGAGCGTCACCTTCGGCACCACGGCGCTCCTCTCTGGTGACGTCGCGTTCAAGCATCTCACGCTCGTGGTCGTGGACGAGCAGCATCGCTTCGGCGTCGACCAGCGAGCGGCCCTGCGCGAGAAGGGCGCTGGTGCTGACATGCTCACGATGACGGCGACGCCCATCCCGCGGACGCTGGCCCTCTCGGTCTATGGGGACCTTGACTGCTCGAGGATCAGGCACAGACCACGCGCCGGTGCTGGCATCTCGACCTCCGTGGTCACCCCCGAGAACGTTGACCTCGCCTACTCGGCCATCCGTGCCGCTGCCGAGGCAGGGCATCAGGCCTACGTGGTCTGTCCGCTGGTCGATGACACGGACACAGGCGACGACCTCGACGACGTGCCCGAGGCGGACGTGGTCACGGGAGGGCATCCCCGCTCGGCGGTGGCGACCGCCGAGAAGCTCACCCGTGTGTTCCCCGACCTCACCGTCGAGCTCCTCCACGGGCGCATGTCCGCCGCCGAGAAGGACGACGTCATGGGACGCTTCCATGCCGGCACGATCGACGTCCTCGTGTGCACCACGGTGATAGAGGTGGGCGTTGACGTGCCGAACGCCACGGTCATGCTCATATGGGACGCCGACCGCTTCGGCCTGGCGACGCTCCACCAGCTCAGGGGCCGTGTGGGTCGCGGCGACGTCTCGGGTCGGGTCTTCCTTGCGAGCGCCGCCCGCAAGGGGTCGCCGGCGCGCTCGCGCCTCTCGGCCCTCGAGGCCACCTCGGACGGCCTCGAGCTCGCCGAGCTCGACCTCAAGCTGAGGCGCGAGGGAGAGGTGCTGGGATATCGCCAGTCGGGTGGGGTGACGCTCATGCTCGTGGACCTTGCGGCCGACGTCGACCTCGTGGAGGCGGCGCATTCCGATGCCGCTGAGGTCCTGGGTCATGACCCTGAGCTCAAGGATGCCGGGCATCGCTGCATGGCGCTCGAGGCACGTGACAGGTTCGGAGCCTACTTCGAGGAGGTCAGAGGCGCATGA